The genomic DNA aagaggagaaaagaaaggaacagtggcagcagaaggaaaagaagatgaaaaagaagatcagaaaggagatggagaagatcaaaacaaggaagaagagaaaggagaagatggaagagggaaagaatatgaaaaagaagatgaaggtggaaaagagaaagaagaagatggaaaagaggaagaagacaagaaagaCACAGGAGATGAAAAGGAGGGTGAAGAtggaaaagggaaaggagaagatggcaaagaatctgaagatggaaaagataaaggagaagatgaaaaaaagggagatgatagaaaacagaaaggaaatggaaaagagaatgaaGATGGAAAAGAGGATGAAGATGGAAAGGAGGATAAAGGTGTAAATGAGAAGGAAgatgaaaaggagaaaggagaagatggaaaaaaggaagaaggaaaagaggaagaaaatggaaaaggagacaggaaagatggaggagatggaaaagaagatgaaagcaAGGctgaaattggaaaagaaatagccgAAAGAAAAGAGGTcaaaaaagaagatggaaaaaaagtagagtttcagagtgtttttTAAAGCTGCCCTATATGGTTTCATAATTTGGTAATATGTACCTTCATGTTGTAATGTTAAGAGAgatgaatatttttatcaaatattttataaacacagCTTTTCTTTAGCATCAATTTAATTTCAAAACATCTTCATACTGGTTATTAGTCACAAAGTTTCTAACATGAAACCTTTATCTATAAATTTTGTAATTATAATAGTggaatatatagaaaaaatatgttttcaactTTGTCAGTGAATACACTTTTTCTGTAAGTTATGTGTTAAatctttgacttttaattttactCCTATATATGATAATTTCACAAAATGGAGAGATCCCAAAAGAGTTTCCTCAAACATTCTTGTGGTTCTCTAGGTTACTTTTATAAAGAAGGTGAACTATTTTCATGTAATGCTAAGAATTAGAATTATCTTTCCCAAATATAACTTTGATATTagcttgggaaaaaataaaattgtaattccatttttaaaagaaatacaaatgtttaTTTCAGAAGGGCAGTTCTGACAATATGTGTATTCAAAAAATTTTACTGGATTTATCTTAATAAAAATTCTCTTCAAAGATTATTGTAGTTTGTTATAACTCCAAAAATGTAATTAGTGAAATATTATAATGCTTCAGTTTTTCTATTGTGAGGTtcacaaagacattaaaaaattttttgcactgagataaaataaacataacataaaattcaccattttagccgtttcaaaatatacaattcagtggttttactatattcacaatgttgtgcaaccactatCACTATCCACTATCTagttacagaatattttcatcac from Lagenorhynchus albirostris chromosome X, mLagAlb1.1, whole genome shotgun sequence includes the following:
- the HMGN5 gene encoding high mobility group nucleosome-binding domain-containing protein 5 codes for the protein MPKRKAADQGDMRQEPKRRSARLSALPVPITPELKSKRTSTPRKMKAKNDMMGKNTDASAKAIAKAIAETKKEVVKEEYNSETAENGEANLIETSASEKEIEEIKEEKIEDIKEERGEKKGTVAAEGKEDEKEDQKGDGEDQNKEEEKGEDGRGKEYEKEDEGGKEKEEDGKEEEDKKDTGDEKEGEDGKGKGEDGKESEDGKDKGEDEKKGDDRKQKGNGKENEDGKEDEDGKEDKGVNEKEDEKEKGEDGKKEEGKEEENGKGDRKDGGDGKEDESKAEIGKEIAERKEVKKEDGKKVEFQSVF